The Salvelinus namaycush isolate Seneca chromosome 26, SaNama_1.0, whole genome shotgun sequence genomic sequence AAGAGAGAAGCAGTGTCCACCACCACTCATCTTCGACCACAGCAGCACCAACACCACCAGCAAGAGAGCAGAACCCAATCCCATTACAAAGTCAGCAGTAGCCGAAGCTCCTCATCCCACCTCCCTCACCATTCCATGGGTGGCCCTGCCTCCTCCACCCAGCAGGGATCTCACTACTGCCACCAACATGCCAAAcccagcccctctccctcccactccaACAGTTTTGGCTCCCCATCCGTCATCAGCTCCCAAACATCCTCGTCCTCCTCGTCCTCCGCCGACAGCTGGGCCCCACAGGCCTCGGTAGACCTGTCCGACTGCTTGTCTGACTGCTCGTTGGTGCGTCAGCGGCGCTTCCTCAACACGGCAGAGATCCTGAGCCAGTCGGGTCTGCTGGCCATCACGCTGCGCACCAAGGAGCTGCTGCGCCAGAATGCCGCCACCGAGAAAGAGCTGGCCCAGCTCCGCCAGCACGCACAGCTACTCTGCTTGGCGGCCCAGACCGGCCAAGAGGCCACCCAGCAAGGACCTAACGAAGATCCCAGCCCCATGGACAAGCTGTTCCAAGCCATGTCCCAGTCGAGACGCTACCCGAGCCTCGACTGGACCTACTTTAATGCCAACAGCAACAACCATCCTGAGAAAGGAGACGAGGCTGAGAAAGACAGCAGGGACAGTAATAATAACGACAAGCATAGCCCGTCTCAGAACCCGGTGGCGGCGGCGCCCCTGGGTAACCATGACGATGTCACTTCCCCTCCGTCGCCAATTTTCGCCCTGTCTCCTGACCCAGAGGACTGTCCCGATGTTCTCGCCAGcctgctctccatctctccatctccccattCCCAAGGGCGGGGCCAGAGACATGGGGGCAGCGCTAAGCACCTGTGTGACCTCACCATGCCCCCGGATAGCTCCACCCACCGGGCCTATTTACTCTAACTCTTATGGGGAGGGGCTTCCGTGGGGGACGTTTTGACAAAGGAGCATATGCCACTGTAGGGGGAGAAGCTAAGGAGAGAGGGGAATGCACTGAACTGTGCAAAACTGTTAATACCCGATCTTAACTGTATTACATCTGATGAactcttttttttttgtttttttactgttGACTCTACTACCACACTTAAATAATTATCACAATATTGTTTATTTTATTGATCTAATTAGCCAGGGTATTTCAATA encodes the following:
- the LOC120021902 gene encoding CLOCK-interacting pacemaker-like gives rise to the protein MPKEQAHFGERPERVPQGTSKNAKDKSNSATLRASQCGTHRDQEGRRMGMNGRMSRSDSEKDSEKDSGYSETGSDSVQNDLDDQRSSVSEAYRAHSSSSSLGHNMPLFEEQNPIYVIKNLVVKPSGPEQLLHRTLAWGGGWDSLSGSKAPTQLLLIQKPGVPSPVPAPNNLPDPQGQSKKGGSRSNKNHNSKNSYLPILNSYPRIAPHPRKEGSEQSREGAGDVKERSIEGQSRSKRVCTEDKREAVSTTTHLRPQQHQHHQQESRTQSHYKVSSSRSSSSHLPHHSMGGPASSTQQGSHYCHQHAKPSPSPSHSNSFGSPSVISSQTSSSSSSSADSWAPQASVDLSDCLSDCSLVRQRRFLNTAEILSQSGLLAITLRTKELLRQNAATEKELAQLRQHAQLLCLAAQTGQEATQQGPNEDPSPMDKLFQAMSQSRRYPSLDWTYFNANSNNHPEKGDEAEKDSRDSNNNDKHSPSQNPVAAAPLGNHDDVTSPPSPIFALSPDPEDCPDVLASLLSISPSPHSQGRGQRHGGSAKHLCDLTMPPDSSTHRAYLL